A portion of the Tamandua tetradactyla isolate mTamTet1 chromosome 16, mTamTet1.pri, whole genome shotgun sequence genome contains these proteins:
- the PLEKHG4 gene encoding puratrophin-1, translated as MERPLEDGDESPGSQGHATDWRFAVCSFRDAWDEEVKNPSPPKPPTGATQAAGLKDCPLPREVQSPPELVAADGSGDSWKGTLGGSSVQSEVPAPSGVKNPLCPRSSHPTLTQSGSDSQRGDLVGDPVSDRVVPDGLCSGELDNSPLDLGAPLSETASELPESDPSGSSLLKPTECLLAQDLSLELLASGMATLPGTRDAKGRAVLLLGTHSPAWLHPKCSSHELLRLLLYLRNIPRPQVQALGLTVLVDARICSPSFSLFWGLSQLEEAAPGSVHQVLLLGEMAEEVPCGLQLELLPSHQSLLTHIPTAELPASLGGDLPYCHQAWLDFRMRLEALLKSCQVVCALLQGAIESMKAIPQPMESGEVSQLLRQARVLMQQVLDSPRLAWLQCQGGLELVWLKQVAPEVTLSPDYRPAVDEVDELYGRVDGLLHQLTLQSNRRVQALELVQMLEAQEGILHQTEVWLQEVGWPALEEAGDPSLDMVLQGQGPFQELDWAAQEQVRRGEKLLQPLAGWEAADLGPFGAHFLALQAQLTEFSRALAQRRQRLADAERLLELFKQASSWAEEGQRVLAELALEPPGVILQQLQLHWTKHPDLPPTHFRKMWALATGLGSESIRQECRRAWAQCQDTWLALDQMLEAALKPPPTGSLASLCVSGVPAVPATPPLRKAYSFDQNLRHSLSEPAHHCHYATVIATHHGPEAGGGALSRSSSTVPLPGSSDLRNPTRLQLVLAEMVATEQEYVRALDYTIENYFPELDRPDVPQGLRGQRAHLFGNLEKLRDFHCHFFLRELEACTRHPPRVAYAFLRHRVQFGMYALYSKNKPLSDALMTSYGHAFFKDKQQALGDHLDLASYLLKPIQRMSKYALLLQELARACGGPVQEQNALQAAQSLVRFQLQHGNDLLAMDAIQGCDVNLKEQGQLVRQDEFVVRTGRHKSLRRVFLFEELLLFSKPRRGSAGVDTFSYKRSFKMADLGLTESCGDSNLRFEIWFRRRKARDTFVLQAASLATKQAWTADISRLLWRQAVHNKEVRIAEMLSMGVGSKTFQDIAPNEEAISDRTVNYILKCREVRSRASIAVAPFDYDSPYLGSTSSLPGDPASCSVLGSLNLHLYRDPALLGLRWPLYPTSFTEEAALETEAELGSQPSLTLEESEVSSQCPSASGSSGSDSSCVSGQALGRGLEDLSYV; from the exons ATGGAACGGCCCCTGGAGGATGGGGATGAATCCCCAGGCTCCCAGGGCCATGCCACCGACTGGAGGTTTGCTGTGTGCAGCTTCAGGGATGCCTGGGATGAGGAGGTTAAGAACCCCAGCCCCCCAAAACCACCAACAGGGGCAACCCAAGCGGCAGGGCTAAAAGACTGTCCCCTGCCCAGGGAGGTTCAGTCACCCCCAGAACTGGTGGCTGCAGATGGGTCAGGGgacagctggaagggcacattagGAGGTTCCTCAGTCCAGTCAGAGGTCCCAGCCCCTTCTGGAGTGAAGAACCCCTTATGTCCCAggtcctcccaccccaccctgacACAGAGTGGGAGTGACAGCCAAAGGGGAGACTTGGTAGGGGACCCAGTTTCAGACAGGGTAGTGCCCGATGGCCTGTGCTCTGGGGAATTGGACAACAGCCCTTTGGACCTTGGAGCCCCTTTATCAGAGACAGCATCAGAACTGCCAGAATCAG ATCCCAGTGGATCCAGCCTTCTCAAGCCTACTGAATGCCTTCTGGCTCAAGACCTCTCCTTGGAGCTGCTTGCCAGTGGCATGGCCACCCTGCCAG GGACTCGGGACGCAAAAGGCCGGGCAGTGCTGCTTCTGGGTACCCACAGCCCTGCGTGGCTTCACCCGAAGTGCAGCAGTCATGAGCTTCTCCGCCTCCTGCTCTACCTGCGAAACATCCCTAG GCCCCAAGTACAGGCCCTAGGACTGACGGTGCTAGTGGATGCCCGAATTTGCTCCCCGAGCTTTTCCCTCTTCTGGGGACTCAGCCAACTGGAG GAAGCAGCCCCAGGATCAGTCCACCAGGTACTGCTATTGGGAGAAATGGCAGAAGAGGTTCCTTGTGGGCTGCAG CTAGAACTGCTCCCCTCTCATCAGAGCCTGCTGACCCACATCCCCACTGCAGAACTGCCTGCTTCATTGGGTGGGGACCTGCCTTACTGTCATCAGGCCTGGCTGGACTTCCGGATG CGTCTTGAAGCCCTACTGAAGAGCTGCCAGGTGGTTTGTGCCCTGCTCCAGGGTGCCATTGAGAGCATGAAGGCTATACCCCAGCCCATGGAGTCTGGG GAAGTCAGCCAGCTACTACGGCAGGCACGGGTCCTGATGCAGCAGGTGCTCGACTCACCACGGCTGGCATGGCTACAATGCCAGGGGGGCTTGGAGCTGGTATGGCTGAAGCAGGTGGCCCCAGAAGTGACCCTGAGCCCAGACTACAG GCCAGCAGTGGATGAGGTTGATGAGCTGTATGGCCGTGTGGATGGACTACTGCATCAACTGACCTTGCAGAGCAACCGGCGAGTACAAGCGCTGGAGTTGGTACAAATGCTGGAGGCCCAGGAGGGCATACTGCACCAG ACTGAAGTATGGCTGCAGGAGGTGGGCTGGCCTGCACTGGAGGAGGCGGGGGATCCCTCTCTGGACATGGTGCTCCAGGGCCAAGGCCCTTTTCAGGAGCTGGACTGGGCAGCCCAG GAGCAGGTCAGGCGAGGGGAGAAGCTTCTGCAGCCACTGGCTGGCTGGGAGGCAGCCGATCTGGGCCCCTTTGGGGCCCACTTTCTGGCCCTGCAAGCCCAGCTGACTGAATTCTCTAGGGCTTTGGCCCAGCGGCGGCAGAGGCTGGCAGATGCTGAGAGGCTGTTGGAGCTCTTCAAACAG GCCTCATCATGGGCTGAGGAGGGTCAGCGGGTGTTGGCAGAGCTGGCACTGGAGCCCCCAGGGGTCATACTGCAGCAGCTACAGCTGCACTGGACCAAGCACCCTGATTTGCCTCCTACTCACTTCCGAAAGATGTGGGCTCTGGCCACAGGGCTGGGTTCAGAAAGCATCCGCCAAGAATGCCGCCGGGCCTGGGCGCAGTGTCAGGATACCTGGCTGGCCCTGGACCAGATGCTAGAGGCAGCACTGAAGCCACCACCTACGGGCAGCTTGGCTAGCTTATGTGTCAGTGGGGTCCCTGCTGTGCCTGccacccctcccctgaggaaggcatACAGCTTTGATCAGAATCTGAGGCATAGCCTCAGTGAGCCTGCCCACCACTGCCACTATGCCACCGTGATCGCCACCCACCATGGACCAGAAGCTGGAGGTGGTGCCCTATCCAGGTCATCCTCCACTGTGCCTCTGCCAGGCAGCTCTGACCTCAGGAACCCCACCAG GCTTCAGCTGGTGCTGGCAGAGATGGTGGCCACGGAGCAGGAGTACGTCCGTGCTCTTGACTATACCATAGAGAACTATTTCCCTGAGTTGGATCGCCCCGATGTGCCCCAGGGCCTCCGTGGCCAGCGTGCCCACCTCTTTGGCAACCTGGAGAAGCTGCGGGACTTCCACTGCCATTTCTTTCTGCGTGAGCTAGAGGCGTGCACCCGGCATCCGCCCCGCGTGGCCTACGCTTTCCTACGCCAT AGGGTGCAGTTTGGGATGTATGCGCTATACAGCAAGAACAAGCCTCTCTCAGATGCCCTGATGACCAGCTATGGCCATGCCTTCTTCAAG GACAAGCAGCAAGCCTTAGGGGACCACCTAGACTTGGCTTCTTACCTGCTAAAGCCCATTCAGCGCATGAGCAAGTATGCACTATTGCTGCAGGAGTTGGCGCGGGCCTGTGGGGGTCCTGTGCAGGAGCAGAATGCCTTGCAGGCTGCCCAGAGCCTTGTGCGCTTCCAGCTGCAACATGGCAACGACCTGCTAGCCATGGACGCCATCCAGGGCTGTGAT GTTAACCTCAAGGAGCAGGGGCAGTTGGTGCGACAGGATGAGTTCGTGGTACGCACTGGGCGCCACAAGTCCCTGCGCCGTGTCTTCCTCTTCGAGGAACTGCTCCTCTTTAGCAAGCCTCGCCGGGGCTCTGCGGGTGTTGACACCTTCTCCTACAAGCGCTCCTTTAAG ATGGCAGACCTTGGCCTCACTGAAAGCTGTGGGGACAGCAACCTGCGCTTTGAGATCTGGTTCCGCCGTCGCAAGGCCAGGGACACCTTTGTGCTGCAGGCTGCCAGCTTGGCCACCAAGCAGGCCTGGACGGCTGACATCTCCCGCCTGCTCTGGAGGCAGGCTGTCCACAACAAGG AGGTCCGCATAGCTGAGATGTTGTCCATGGGTGTGGGGAGCAAGACCTTCCAGGACATCGCCCCCAATGAGGAAGCTATCAGCGACCGCACTGTCAACTACATCCTAAAGTGCCGAG AAGTTCGCTCTCGGGCTTCCATCGCTGTGGCCCCGTTTGACTATGACAGCCCCTACCTGGGATCCACAAGCTCCCTTCCTGGAGACCCTGCCTCTTGCTCTGTACTGGGGTCCCTCAACCTGCATCTGTACAGAGACCCAGCTCTCCTGGGTCTTCGCTGGCCCCTATATCCCACAAGCTTCACAGAAGAGGCAGCACTGGAGACTGAAGCAGAACTGGGTAGCCAGCCCTCTTTGA CTCTCGAGGAGTCTGAGGTCTCATCCCAGTGCCCCTCAGCCAGTGGCTCCAGTGGCTCCGACAGCAGCTGTGTATCAGGGCAGGCGCTGGGCAGGGGCCTTGAGGACTTATCCTAT GTCTGA